The following nucleotide sequence is from Zea mays cultivar B73 chromosome 1, Zm-B73-REFERENCE-NAM-5.0, whole genome shotgun sequence.
ATCAATGTTCATGCTTCTGCGTTGTGCTTTGTAACCTGCAAACCATATGAACACTGATTTTGTTTATACAGCCGCATCTTCAAAGAACAAAATTATGTGATATGGAGGACAAAGAACTTGAACCCTTATATGTAAAACGGCGGGAGCAATTAAAGCAGCTTGTTTCGTCTATTGTAAAACCAAAAATTGTGCAGGGCAGAACTCTAAATGGGAAGGACTTTGTGTCTTTCTTGCAGCAGGTAAAATACTTAATGATGTGGTTGCTGATATGTATCTGATCAGTTAGAATTATCAGTAACTTTTCCTCCTGTCTCCTCTGTTTCAGATTCTTGAGGCTTTGAATAAAGGCGAAATTCCATCAACAGGGTCTCTAGTTGAAATTTTTAACAAAGCCATTCTTGATCGCTGTCTGAAGGTGTACAGGGAGAAAATGGATGGCTTAGGCCTACCAGTACCGGTAGACAAACTGCAGAAACTTCATGAGATGGCAAATGGTGATGCTagaattctctttgataagcagcACTTTGGCAAACATCATGCTGCTCAGTCAGCACTCAAGCTTGAAGATGATATTAAAAAGGTTAATATTTTTTACTCTTTTTGAATGGTCACTACTACAAGTTGAATTTTTGTCGCATGTTGTGAATAATGTTTTGGTATCCTATATCCTTGCTGTAGCTCCTGTCTTTCTTTCCGTTGGTTTTGGAACGCCACTGAAACTCTGTGTCATCTCTTACATGCCTTCAACTCAACTTATACCTGTAGAAGATAATAAGTTTTACATACTTACAGGATGTACTTTGTAGGTGTACAGAAACTTACTTCTAGCTAATGAATATCAATCGTCAAAGCTGTGTGAAGCTCGCTTTTCTGAGTGTGAAGATAAGATGGATCACCTTCAAGTCTTGAAACTTCCTTCGATGGCAAAATTCAATGCAGGCTTTACTCACTGCAACCAAAGTTTCGTAAAGGAATGTGTTGGACCTTCAAAAGAAAGCTATGAACGTAGAATGTCAAAGGTTTGCCTGTTAATTCTGAATACAGTTGTCATGTCAGTTACCAAAGGTTTGCCTGTTATTATGCATTTGCAGCCTAGTTTCCAACGACAAACCAGCCttcttttattcttatttttGGTTGCTGTCATCTTAAATTTCGTTTCATTTCATCTGTCTACaactccacatgatgaaattcagtTACTTCTATATTGGTATCAAATTTTCCCCTGTAGATTGATAGATTTGTTTTGGTACCTGATGACACTTATGTTGTGAACTGCGATGCACTCGCAAGATAGTCCTGGTACTCAGCCCTCCCGTAGGAGGCCCTAAGAGTAAACCAGATCTATTCTTCTTGCCTATCCCTACTAACACCCTGCCCCTCCTTATGTAGAGAGGTAGCCCTAACTTAATAGCTAAGCAACATAACAAACCTTATTTGGCTAGCACTGTTCACGCGCTAATGGACTAGTTTCACACAGCTACAGTACTGTTCACGCGCTAAGCAACGTAACCCTACAGAACCGCACGTGAACAGTGTTCACGGCTAACCTAACCCTAGTGATCTAGCTAATGGGCTTAAggcccataacagcccataacacACTAAGATATTTTTTACCTGTAATTATCAAAATAAACATATAAGCTAGTAAAAGATGCACAAGCAGTAACATAAATAACCACGTTTAGACTTTAGTGTGGAAGGAGGGAACCCGTGCTGTAGTTATCCTGTGCATTGATATCTTCTATGGTATTGCGATTTCTACTCAAGTATGTGCTCTGTTTGGTTGCTTTTACTCTTTAAAACTTGTTGTGGTTTGCATGGAGCCATGGACTAAGCTCCAGTTTGATGCTGTGTTTAGATGCTTGCCAAGTCTCGTGCTCTTTTCATCAAGGAGTACAATAACAAGCTTTTCAATTGGTTGGTGACCTTCTCTTTGGTCATGGTGGTCATCGGGCGCTTTGTCATCAAGTTCTTCCTACTTGAAATCGCCGCCTGGGTGATGTTCATCTTCCTAGAGACGTACACGAGAATGTtctggtcagcggaatcgctgtaCTATAATCCAGCTTGGCACATCATTGTTTCTTCCTGGGAAACCATCGTGTACAGCCCAATTCTTGATCTGGACAGGTAGTCTCCTTGCTCCTAACTGTATATATTGGCATGCTACTCTGTCTGACTAAAGCCCTGTTTAGAAGCATCCGGATTTTAAGAAACTGGTTTATATATAAATTGGGGTGGTTCTAAACATACCAGTTTATAACCCAGTTTATAGAAATTAGATTCTCAGTTTTTTAAAAACCAAGAAGCTAGCATCTCCTAACTAAAAGATAAAAACTGGGTCTAACATGTAATTCTTTGCACAGATGGGCCGTCCCAATTGTCATAATGCTATTATTTGGGGTTCTTTACTGGAGATGCTTCGGTGGTAGAAGGAAGCGGGGAAGGGGTTCGCTCCTCCCATTGTACAAGAATTCTTATAACTCGAGTCGTCGCTCGAGATCAGACTAGTTATACACGCAATGCTCAAGTTTTTTTCTTTTAAAGAATGGTACAAAATATCTGCCTGTAGAAGAGGCTAAACTGCCGAATGTGGATCATCTGTAAGTGCTTTTGGATGGGCATGTTTTGATGGTGCCCTGCCAATGTATCTCCAATTCTTTTTGGTGGATGAAGAGAGGCGGTGAAGCTGCTAGTATGGGGCGGGGCACCTGCACAAAGCCTCTGTTGTAATTCATACCAGGGTACTTTTTCCGTAGCTAGATTATCCTTACATGTCACGGTCCCAATTGATTGATTATTGTTTACGTCCACTGCAAATTTTTTTGGCAAGAATTTTGTTTTTTAACGTCATAGATAGAAGGTAGCTGTTAGAGCGTGTACCGTGTCAATCATATGCTCAAAGTTATAATCTGGTGGTGGAATTTGGAAACGTTCCTTGTTTATACTGTTGTTATACAGTTTATATCCACATATATGCTATACTCTGGCTAGGAGCTGTGTTGTGTTTATGTTTTGCATTAAGCCAGTGGCACTCAGAACTAGCGAGAGGCAGAGCGTGCTCTTCGATGGAAACCGAACTTGCTGTGTCCACTGCAATGTGTAGCAGACAGCAGTTGGCATAGTACACGTCACATGGACACCAGAGATCCACATGGAGAACGAACAATAAATCAATAGCAGTAGACCCGTAAGTCCACAACGAACGAATGCGCATCGCAGCATTAGCAATGTCCACTACAAAGTATGTGAAACTGTTAATTTATCATATTCTTTGCCGTGGGCATCACTGCATCAGGGCCTTTATCATATCCGATGGAGTAGGAACCTAGGAGGTCGACCCCGATGAAGCCGGGCCTCCGCACATCCTCTTCTGGAGGTGCTCCAGGCTCGCCACCCGCTGCAGCGAGTCAGTGCTGCCCATCTTGCCGGCGACCTGAGCCCCGTTGACGAAATCGTCGTCCTCTTGAGCCGAGGAAGCTATATCTGGCATGTAACCGTTGCTGCCTCCGATCTCGCTTGGATTGGCGAAGTAACTGTTCAGGTCATCTTGGATGGGTACGGCGGCATCAGAGGCGGAGTCGGATGGGGAGCCATTGAATGGCATGCTGAGGGACGACATATCAGACACGGCAGGGAACAATGTGTTCATGCCAGTTACCCGCTTCACTGAGTCCTCTGCCATCTTCACCTGAAAACATGATGCATTCCCACGTTCCATCAGAATGGCCAAGAACACCCAGTTACGTATGGAAGGCCATGGATTATCTCTGAAATCTAGGGGTGGGAGTTGATTCACCTAGTGCTAGCAGTTGAAACAACCCAAAGTGCCTAATTCAACAGATGCAGGGCTCACACAGCACAGGCAAAGCAGTGTACCTTTGCTCTTAAGGTTTCGACATCTGCCTTTAGCACCCTATTGTCAACAGCAGCCTCATTGAACTTCTGATTAACGTCAGCAAGTCGCCTTAGCAGCGAAGAGTTCTCAACTCTTAACTGTGCTACCTGTAACAAGACATGCACAACTCTAGCTCGTTAGCCAAGCCAGGGGCCCAAGAACATTTTGGATCTGTCAAGTGTCAACACATAAAAATGATAGCATAACCCATCGGACCTGTGCCTCCAGTTCATTCAAGTGAGCTGCCTTTCTGCTTCTCGAACGCCTGGCTGATTCTCGGTTGGATTGCTTCCTGGAAACAGTCAGGAAGACTGGCTCAACTCATCTATTCGGTTGTGGCATCAAGCAAACAAACGGACCACTCTAAATGAGAATTGGTCCACTAAATAGTACTAGTGCCTTTATAAGAAAACAATGGCAATACAAATTACAATTATTATGGCATACAATATACAAGAGCGTCCACGGACTTGTCAAGGAATGTCATTTAGGTCCACAAACTTTAAAAATGTGTTTCTGAGTCACTAAACTTGTTAAGTGGTGCACTGCAGGTCCATACCAAACATGTTGGCATTTTATCTGACATGACATGCATCAGGCTGGTGCGTATTATTATTAACTGATCCAGATCCAGCCCGAGATACTGCAGACACAATACACACTGTAGTGTTAGCGTGTGTTCATCTACAGGTGAGCCTTCGTGTCTCCCTGAGCTTCGACGCTTCAAGAACCTGTCCCAGCCCCAAGCTGCCTGTGAAGGGCTGTGGACACTCGAGCGATGTTAGTTGTTAGCGGGGGCAGCATGGTCGGCGTTGGCTGCGAGGCCACGATCACCCGCTCACAAGGTCAATGGAGGAGCAGCGCCTTCAAGTGCGGCCTTTTTTAATGCAAATAGGTGAGGCTAAAACCatatttggtttggcttttggcagtAGCTTTTGCCCTCAAAAAGCCAACCAAAGAGATTGGCTCCCACCCAAAGCAACAGCCAAAAGAAACTTttgcctagtacaaatttcatagCAGCCTTCCCCGGTCCCCCCTGCTTTCACTGGCCATAGAGTTAGGAAGTCCACGAAATTACCCACCTGCACTAGTTATGAAGATAACAATTTATTTTTCCCAGCTGAAGCAGCCAGCCCCAGCGACCTACACAATCTACAGGAGGAAGAAGGTGTTGACGAGAGAGGTCTGCTtggtgagagagggagagagtcgAGTGGAGAGGAATGTGGATGACATGTGGACAATATACTTATATAATAATCCAACACTCTCCCTCACGTCGAGGCTCTCTTAGCTCTCGATGTGGAATAGGAGCGAGCAACAATAATTCTTGGCTCTAACAATATATTAAGTTGTATGCACAAAcagttcaacccaaaaacttaatCTAATAAAAAGAggtggacaattcacttataCTATATTCTAACATGCTCCACAGTTTTTCCAGAAAACACAACTGCTCAACCAAACGGCTTTTGGCTTTCTCACAGCCCACACTCATTAACAGATTTTCCACTACTACTTTTCCAGAAGCCACAGCTCAACCAAACATGGCCTAAGATGAGTTAAATGCAAAGTGGCAACATAGTTAGCCTCAGCCTTACAGTGGCGCTCCACGTCAGATAAAATGCCAACATTGCTAGTATGGACATGTGGTGCACCACTTAACAAGTTTAGTGATAAAAAATGCATTTTAAAGTTTCTGGACCTAAGTGGGCACCCCTTGACAAGTTCAGGGGCTGCTCATGCATTTAACTCAATATACAATGTTGGCCATAAAGTCATGATGCACACACATTTCACAAACAGATAAAAAGATCACCTTCTCTGTAATCTTTGTTGAACAGGGTTTCCGTTTCCAGTAGTCTCAGCATCTCCTTCCATATCATCATCGTCTGACTGCTCACGTGAGGAAGAGCTAGTGGTTTGCTTAACAGGAATATCGGCATTTTGTACTACATGTGGACTTGATCCCCCGCCTGGAGCACCAGCTAGCTTGTTTTGAACTAGACTTCCAGTACCTGATACGTGCCCAATATCCAATCCAGACCATACTTCAGTCATTCAACAAGATGTCATACATATAAGTTAGAAGGCTAGCATTTACAGTGTGTGCATGTTTACCCAAATAAAATAGCAACATGTCAGTGAAATCACGATTAAGCTACTTGGTCCAATTGTGAAGCTAAGTGCATGTGCATACCTTGCATAGTAATGGACGACACACCATAAAGATACAACCATAAAGGCTTCATAATCACAAGGTGTTTTGTTTTGAAAACTCAACAACAGAATATCAAGTTCCCCATGGTTTACTAAATCAACCACAAGTGGATCCTAGCAAGCAACCTCAACAAAATGATGCTTACAAGGACAGAGAGGAACTGAAGGTCTAATATCTATTGCATGAGTATTGAGCACTGAAACATAAGATCATTTGAGCCAAGCTTCAAAACCAGTTTGAAATGCAGCAAATGATGCTGTGGATGATTACCTCCCATGGGTTTAAGAGGGCCTGCATGTGGAACATCCACACTTGGCAAGGATGAACCAGCTGGAGAATTATCTGGAGGTGCTGCACCAGAAGCCTGTGGATAAAATGGTATCAGAAATATTCGATATAATTATATAAATGAAAATACAGAAAGAGTGCTAGGAGAAAAATGAAACCATGCATATTGGGCTCCCACTCATATTACTGTAGTACTTGATGCTTGGCAAAAAAAAAAAATCACTCGATTACAGACATTGAGGAAAGGCAACTCGATGCTTGAACTATGAAGTTTTGATAAACATATCAAATATCTACAATATTCTGATATACCAGGCTCCGACAGTTCCTAAGAGTATATACCAAACAAGCTAATTCACTTATCACAGAAAAAAACATATAGGAGACAAATCAAGGTGATATTGATACTACTCACATCCTCAAATAGCGGATAATCGCATAAGAATCGCTACACAGAGAAGTCGCAATTAACCACCCACACGTGAAATGACAGGAATCATGAACTTACAACAAAATATAGGATCTCTGCAATAACCTAAACCTAATGCCATAAACACACGAAGTCTCCACGAATTCCACGCATCCCTAGTCCTAAAAGCACATGATCACTAGCACCGACATCTAATTgctatgatgtactgtgctgaacTGATGGCTGTTTCGTCTTCTCTAGAAATCTTAACTATGCGGTTGTGGAGCAGCAAGCGCAGCATCATGTATGTCACAGTCTCACAGACTGACCACGTAAGAACGCAAACAAGCTACTATAAGCCTTGACCATTCGAAAACCAAACAGCATTGCAGGTGAGCTGCAGCTAAAGGCAAGTGGACATACCCTCCACAAGGCAACGGCAGCGAGGTCCTTCTCCAGCTTCTGCTTGAGCATCGCGTTGTACTCCACGGGGTCAACAACCGAGCTCgaggcagccgccgccgccgcggtccCCGGTGTCTTCCTCTCCGCAGCCTCAACTCCAGCTCCAACGCTGCCCCTACTGACGCCGGCTACGGGAA
It contains:
- the LOC109939199 gene encoding uncharacterized protein, with translation MFVSRVKGQDVAFEPAKLLWLIQRDFLQGKSVQQMVNEALQRVPNDNGDKYIDEVNQIRDSLAVMGNNSTAFSLPQPHLQRTKLCDMEDKELEPLYVKRREQLKQLVSSIVKPKIVQGRTLNGKDFVSFLQQILEALNKGEIPSTGSLVEIFNKAILDRCLKVYREKMDGLGLPVPVDKLQKLHEMANGDARILFDKQHFGKHHAAQSALKLEDDIKKVYRNLLLANEYQSSKLCEARFSECEDKMDHLQVLKLPSMAKFNAGFTHCNQSFVKECVGPSKESYERRMSKMLAKSRALFIKEYNNKLFNWLVTFSLVMVVIGRFVIKFFLLEIAAWVMFIFLETYTRMFWSAESLYYNPAWHIIVSSWETIVYSPILDLDRWAVPIVIMLLFGVLYWRCFGGRRKRGRGSLLPLYKNSYNSSRRSRSD
- the LOC542704 gene encoding opaque2 heterodimerizing protein 1 (The RefSeq protein has 2 substitutions compared to this genomic sequence), encoding MERVFSVEEIPNPYWVPPHPQSAAAGAVAAPAGEAAGLMNRCPSEWYFQKFLEEAVLDSPVPVAGVSRGSVGAGVEAAERKTPGTAAAAAASSSVVDPVEYNAIVKQKLEKDLAAVALWRASGAAPPDNSPAGSSLPSVDVPHAGPLKPMGGTGSLVQNKLAGAPGGGSSPHVVQNADIPVKQTTSSSSREQSDDDDMEGDAETTGNGNPVQQRLQRRKQSNRESARRSRSRKAAHLNELEAQVAQLRVENSSLLRRLADVNQKFNEAAVDNRVLKADVETLRAKVKMAEDSVKRVTGMNTLFPAVSDMSSLSMPFNGSPSDSASDAAVPIQDDLNSYFANPSEIGGSNGYMPDIASSAQEDDDFVNGAQVAGKMGSTDSLQRVASLEHLQKRMCGGPASSGSTS